Proteins encoded by one window of Leishmania mexicana MHOM/GT/2001/U1103 complete genome, chromosome 23:
- a CDS encoding terbinafine resistance locus protein (yip1): MLNEVHVNADPNTISTLDEPVLQTLLRDAKAIGRKLVVVVCPPLGAEKELRDWDLWGPLFLCLILASILTINASDDQGAAVFSAVFIFVWLGGLVVTVNAKLLGSKIMFFQTYCAIGYCLAPICLGALLCCIIPWFLLNLLLCFVAWAWACWAALRFFRNTVSADREVLVVYPVGLFYIFFTWMVLVGI, encoded by the coding sequence ATGCTCAACGAGGTGCACGTGAACGCAGACCCGAACACCATCTCCACCTTGGATGAGCCGGTGCTtcagacgctgctgcgcgatgcCAAGGCGATCGGCCGCAAGCTCGTCGTGGTTGTTTGCCCCCCTCTAGGAGCTGAGAAGGAGCTTCGCGATTGGGATCTCTGGGGGCCGCTGTTCCTGTGTCTCATTCTTGCCTCCATCCTCACCATTAACGCCAGCGATGACCaaggcgccgccgtcttctCTGCGGTCTTCATCTTTGTCTGGCTTGGCGGTCTTGTCGTCACCGTCAACGCCAAGCTCCTCGGCAGCAAGATCATGTTTTTTCAAACGTACTGCGCCATCGGCTACTGCTTGGCGCCGATCTGTCTCGGCGCTCTCTTGTGCTGCATCATCCCGTGGTTTTTATTGAACCTCTTGCTGTGCTTCGTTGCGTGGGCATGGGCCTGCTGGGCAGCCCTGCGCTTTTTCCGAAACACGGTGAGCGCTGACCGTGAAGTGCTGGTTGTGTACCCTGTCGGACTCTTCTACATCTTCTTCACCTGGATGGTTCTGGTGGGTATTTAG
- a CDS encoding ABC-thiol transporter — MRGTCSAQDMATPDFLRLSPTDESSELIIRAPSQRRHTQCSTDNSHTTSIITNVEAVDDVVQVRCQQQAQREFAEQLDELWGCEPAYTPTVEDQASWFQHLYYGWIGDYIYKAAAGIITEADLPPPSRSTRTYHTGRELSRQAHADIDASRRWDGYVGCEVLYEAEAETSGVLRWVGYLQQSDYPRSLVAGVEWRVPPRYRRQAVPGSAAGLHNGVVHGERLFRPYQDNYLCSCEPVDRLYLSSMCSLRRPRPPPSPDLLFTLFKAHWYHVWTQILPKLLSDVTAMMLPVLLEYFVKYLAADNATWSWGVGLALTLFLTSVVQSCAAHKYDHISIRSAALFETSSMALLFEKCFTVSQRSLQRPDMSVGRIMNMVGNDVDNIGSLNWYVMYFWSAPLQLALCILLLIRLVGWFALPGMAVLFVTLPLQGAISKHIQGVSERMASVVDLRIKRTSELLSGVRIVKFMGWEPVFLARIEEARSRELRCLRDVHLANVIFMLVNDATPTLVVAIVFILYHASGQALRPEIVFPTIALLNTMRGSFFMIPIIISAILQCLVSTKRVTTFMECPDTRSQVQDIAGIDASGAAAVFKDVSIHAYLPAKLPRCKSRLTTMQRITLWLRRRGVPEAEWCELDGPDAGASSSTVHIPTLDMGSAQTASADGDRTGAGGGDEGDAQYYQLVSKELLRNVNLVIPQGKLTMVIGATGSGKSTLLGSLMGEYDVQKGEAWAERSIAYVPQQAWIMNATVRGNILFFDEERVEDLQDVIRCCQLEADLAQLGGGLETEIGEMGVNLSGGQKARVSLARAVYANRDVYLLDDPLSALDAHVGQRIVQDVILGRLRGKTRVLATHQIHLLPLADHIVVMQRGCIAFAGDYAAFAATSLKETLHGELKNKDAGSCGREMDAEAARAETAPGLAEAHGPKAEEEANLAGGEDPLRSDVEAGRLMTREEKATGQVPWSTYVAYLKSCGGLAAWGFLLATFVVTECVTAANGVWLSVWSTGALKWRADTYLYVYLFIVFLNIFSSPLRCFLCYYLMRIGSRNMHRNLLESIGVARISFFDTTPLGRVLNRFTKDMGILDNTLNDSYLYLLQYFFSMCSKVIILSAAQPLVLVAIAPCMLIYHKLMQVYSASNRETRRIKSIAHSPVFTLLEESLQGQRTIVAYGKMHLVLQEALRRLDVVYSALYMQNVSNRWLGVRLEFVSCVITFVVALIGVIGKMARASSQNIGLISLSLTMAITLTETLNWLVRQVASVEANMNSVERVLYYTHEVEHEHVPEMKELVAQLIRSESGTVADVTGTVVIEPASPTSAAPHAVQAGSLVFEGVQMRYREGLPLVLRGVSFRIAPREKVGIVGRTGSGKSTLLLTFMRMVEVCGGVIRVNGREIGAYGLRELRQQFSMIPQDPVLFDGTVRQNVDPFLEASSAEVWTALELVGLRERVASESEGIDSRVLEGGSNYSVGQRQLMCMARALLKRGSGFILMDEATANIDPALDRQIQATVMSAFAAYTVITIAHRLHTVAQYDKIIVMDHGVVAEMGSPRELVMNRQSIFHSMVEALGHRGAKEFGELLG, encoded by the coding sequence ATGAGgggcacctgcagcgcgcaGGACATGGCGACACCAGACTTTCTACGCTTATCACCGACTGACGAGTCCAGTGAGCTCATAATCCGTGCTCcctcgcagcggcgccacaccCAATGTAGCACAGACAACAGCCACACCACCAGCATCATTACTaacgtggaggcggtggacgaTGTTGTGCAGGTGCGCTGCCAGCAACAGGCGCAGCGCGAGTTcgcggagcagctggacgAGCTGTGGGGCTGCGAGCCTGCCTACACGCCGACGGTGGAGGACCAGGCGAGCTGGTTCCAGCACCTGTACTACGGGTGGATCGGAGACTACATCTACAAGGCTGCGGCAGGGATCATCACAGAGGCGGacctgccaccaccgtcgcggaGCACACGGACGTACCACACGGGGCGCGAGCTGTCGCGGCAGGCGCATGCCGACATCGACGCAAGCCGGCGGTGGGACGGGTATGTCGGGTGCGAGGTCTTgtacgaggcggaggcggaaaCGAGCGGCGTGCTGCGGTGGGTCGGGTATTTGCAGCAGTCGGATTACCCACGGTCGCTGGTGGCTGGGGTGGAGtggcgtgtgccgccgcggtACCGGCGGCAGGCCGTGCCGGGCAGTGCGGCGGGGCTTCACAACGGGGTCGTGCACGGTGAGCGGCTGTTTCGGCCATACCAAGACAACTATCTCTGCTCGTGCGAACCGGTCGACCGGCTTTACCTAAGCTCGATGTGCAGCCTGCGGCGtccgaggccgccgccgtcgccagaTCTCCTGTTTACACTGTTCAAGGCGCACTGGTACCACGTGTGGACGCAGATCCTGCCGAAGCTGCTGTCGGACGTTACCGCGATGATGCTGCCGGTGTTGCTGGAGTACTTTGTGAAGTATCTAGCCGCCGATAACGCAACGTGGAGCTGGGGTGTGGGACTTGCGCTGACACTCTTCCTCACGAGCGTGGTCCAGAGTTGCGCAGCGCATAAGTACGACCACATCAGCAtccgcagcgcggcgctgttTGAGACGTcgtcgatggcgctgctgttcgagAAGTGCTTCACAGTCTCGCAGcggtcgctgcagcgcccgGACATGTCCGTGGGCCGCATCATGAACATGGTCGGGAACGACGTGGATAACATCGGCAGTCTCAACTGGTACGTGATGTATTTTTGGAGTGCCCCGCTGCAACTGGCGCTGTGCATTCTGCTGCTGATAAGGCTGGTGGGGTGGTTTGCGCTGCCCGGCATGGCCGTCTTATTCGTGACGCTCCCGTTACAGGGCGCGATTTCCAAGCATATTCAGGGGGTGTCTGAGCGAATGGCAAGCGTGGTGGACCTGCGTATCAAGCGCACGAGCGAGCTGCTCTCCGGTGTCCGAATCGTGAAATTCATGGGGTGGGAGCCTGTCTTCCTCGCCCGAATCGAAGAGGCGCGCAGTCGCGAGCTGCGGTGTCTGCGAGATGTGCATCTCGCCAATGTCATCTTTATGTTGGTGAACGACGCGACACCGACGTTGGTCGTCGCGATAGTTTTTATCTTGTACCATGCGAGTGGGCAGGCGCTGAGGCCGGAGATTGTTTTTCCGACAATTGCCCTGCTCAACACGATGCGCGGGTCGTTCTTTATGATCCCGATTATCATCTCCGCCATCCTGCAGTGCTTGGTGTCGACAAAGCGGGTAACCACTTTTATGGAGTGCCCTGACACGCGCTCACAGGTGCAGGACATTGCCGGCATCGACGCAtctggtgctgcagccgtcTTCAAGGATGTATCCATCCACGCATACCTGCCGGCGAAACTGCCTCGATGCAAGTCGCGCTTGACGACCATGCAGCGCATTACGCTGTGGCTCCGCCGGCGCGGTGTGCCGGAGGCGGAGTGGTGCGAGCTGGACGGCCCGGATGCGGGTGCGTCTTCGTCGACGGTGCACATCCCAACGCTCGACATGGGCAGCGCACAGACCGCCAGTGCGGATGGTGACAGGactggcgctggcggcggggACGAGGGAGACGCACAGTACTACCAACTTGTGtcgaaggagctgctgcggaaCGTTAACCTCGTTATCCCTCAAGGTAAGTTGACGATGGTGATTGGCGCGACGGGGAGCGGGAAGTCGACGCTGCTCGGTTCGCTGATGGGCGAGTACGACGTGCAGAAAGGCGAGGCGTGGGCGGAGCGGAGCATCGCGTacgtgccgcagcaggcgtGGATCATGAACGCGACGGTGCGCGGCAACATCCTGTTCTTCGACGAGGAGCGCGTCGAAGACTTGCAGGACGTAATCCGTTGCTGCCAGCTGGAGGCAGACCTTGCGCAGCTTGGCGGGGGGCTGGAGACGGAGATCGGGGAAATGGGCGTGAACCTGAGCGGCGGGCAGAAGGCGCGCGTGAGCCTTGCGCGCGCCGTGTACGCGAACCGCGACGTGTACCTGCTGGACGACCCCCTGTCCGCGCTGGACGCGCACGTTGGCCAGCGCATCGTGCAAGACGTTATCCTtgggcggctgcgcggcaaGACGCGCGTGCTTGCGACGCACCAGATTcatctgctgccgctcgcggACCACATTGTAGTGATGCAGCGCGGCTGCATCGCATTCGCCGGCGACTACGCGGCCTTCGCGGCGACTTCGCTGAAGGAGACGCTGCACGGTGAGCTGAAGAACAAGGACGCGGGGTCTTGCGGCCGTGAGATGGACGCGGAAGCAGCCAGAGCGGAGACGGCGCCTGGTCTTGCGGAAGCGCATGGGCCGAAagctgaggaggaggcaaacCTTGCAGGAGGCGAAGACCCCTTAAGGTCCGATGTCGAGGCCGGTAGACTGATGAccagggaggagaaggcaaCCGGTCAGGTGCCGTGGTCAACCTACGTCGCGTATCTGAAGTCGTGTGGCGGCCTGGCTGCTTGGGGATTCCTGCTAGCCACCTTTGTGGTGACGGAGTGCGTAACTGCGGCCAACGGCGTGTGGTTGTCAGTATGGTCAACAGGTGCGCTGAAGTGGAGGGCGGACACGTACCTCTACGTCTATCTTTTCATTGTTTTCCTCAACATCTTCAGCTCCCCGCTGCGGTGTTTCTTATGCTACTACCTTATGCGAATTGGCAGCCGCAACATGCATCGCAACCTCCTGGAGTCCATCGGCGTTGCGCGGATATCCTTCTTCGACACGACGCCTTTGGGACGCGTGCTGAACCGCTTCACAAAGGACATGGGCATCCTTGATAACACGCTGAACGACAGCTACCTTTACCTGCTGCAGTACTTCTTCTCCATGTGCTCTAAGGTCATTATTCTTTcggccgcgcagccgcttgTGCTTGTGGCCATTGCGCCGTGCATGCTCATCTACCACAAGCTGATGCAGGTCTACAGCGCGTCGAACCGTGAGACACGCCGCATCAAGAGTATCGCGCACTCTCCAGTGTTCACGCTCCTGGAAGAGTCGCTGCAAGGGCAGCGCACCATCGTGGCGTATGGCAAGATGCACCTCGTACTGCAGGAAGCATTGAGGCGGCTGGACGTAGTCTACAGCGCGCTGTATATGCAGAATGTCTCCAACCGCTGGCTCGGTGTCCGCCTCGAGTTTGTGAGCTGCGTGATCACCTTTGTGGTGGCCCTCATTGGTGTGATTGGGAAGATGGCGCGGGCATCGAGCCAGAATATCGGGCTCATCTCGCTGTCACTGACGATGGCAATCACGCTGACAGAAACGCTCAACTGGCTGGTCCGGCAGGTTGCGAGCGTGGAGGCGAACATGAACAGCGTGGAGCGTGTGCTGTACTACACCCACGAAGTGGAGCACGAGCACGTGCCGGAGATGAAGGAGTTAGTGGCACAGCTAATAAGGAGCGAGTCAGGGACAGTGGCGGACGTGACGGGGACGGTTGTGATCGAGCCTGCGAGCCCgacgagcgccgcgccgcacgccgtgcagGCCGGGTCGCTTGTGTTCGAGGGTGTGCAGATGCGGTATCGCGAGGGGCTGCCGcttgtgctgcgcggcgtgaGCTTCCGGATCGCGCCGCGCGAGAAGGTCGGCATTGTTGGGCGGACGGGGAGCGGGaagtcgacgctgctgctgacgttCATGCGGATggtggaggtgtgcggcGGGGTGATCCGCGTGAACGGGCGCGAGATCGGTGCGTACgggctgcgcgagctgcggcagcagttCTCGATGATCCCGCAGGACCCTGTGCTGTTCGACGGGACTGTGCGGCAGAACGTGGACCCGTTCCTGGAGGCGTCCTCCGCGGAGGTGTGGACTGCGCTGGAGCTCGTGGGTCTGCGCGAgcgcgttgcgtcggagagcgaggggaTCGACAGCCGCGTGCTGGAGGGCGGGTCGAACTACAGCGttgggcagcggcagctgatgtgcatggcgcgcgcgctgctgaagagggggagcgggTTCATCCTGATGgacgaggcgacggcgaacaTCGACCCGGCGCTTGACCGGCAGATCCAGGCGACGGTGATGAGCGCGTTCGCGGCGTACACGGTGATCACGATCGCGCACCGGCTGCACACGGTCGCGCAGTACGACAAGATCATCGTGATGGACCACGGTGTTGTTGCGGAGATGGGCAGCCCGCGCGAGCTTGTGATGAACCGCCAGTCCATATTCCACAGCATGGTGGAGGCACTGGGCCACCGTGGTGCCAAAGAGTTCGGTGAACTCCTCGGGTGA
- a CDS encoding putative argininosuccinate synthase: MSATATEIVGGEKPRVVLAYSGGLDTSIIIPWLKENYDYEVIACCANVGQGTGEIDGLEEKAKKSGASKLYLLDLREEYVKDYVFPTLKAGATYEGKYMLGTSHARPLIAKHLVEVAHKEGAVAICHGATGKGNDQVRFELAVMALDPSLKCVAPWREWNIKSREDAIDYAEAHGVPVPCTKSDLYSRDRNLWHISHEGMDLEDPANEPAYEKLLRLCNTVEKAPDEAEYVTVEFEKGIPVALNAKKMASVELVEELNTLGGKHAIGIEDIVEDRLVGMKSRGVYETPAGAILYKALDMLESLCLDRDTQSFKRQSAVRFSELVYDGKWFTPLRESMSAMFDQMAETVTGEVTLKLYKGNLVPAGAKSPYSLYNEDIASFGDSHDLYHHHDAEGFIRLFGLPLRVRSMMLKVKEMPSRL; this comes from the coding sequence aTGTCCGCAACAGCGACGGAGATTGTGGGCGGCGAAAAGCCGAGGGTGGTGCTTGCATACAGCGGCGGCCTGGACACGTCTATAATCATCCCGTGGCTGAAGGAGAACTACGACTATGAGGTGATTGCGTGCTGTGCGAACGTTGGGCAGGGCACCGGTGAGATTGACGGGCTGGAggaaaaggcgaagaagTCCGGTGCGTCGAAGCTGTACTTGCTGGACCTGCGGGAGGAGTACGTAAAGGACTACGTCTTCCCGACGTTGAAAGCTGGCGCGACGTACGAGGGGAAGTATATGCTGGGGACGTCGCACGCGCGGCCCTTGATCGCGAAGCATCTTGTGGAAGTTGCGCACAAAGAGGGCGCTGTCGCGATCTGCCACGGCGCCACAGGGAAGGGCAACGACCAAGTGCGGTTCGAgctggcggtgatggcgctgGACCCAAGCCTGAAGTGCGTGGCGCCGTGGCGCGAATGGAACATCAAGTCGCGCGAGGACGCGATCGACTATGCGGAGGCCCATGGCGTCCCTGTGCCATGCACGAAGTCTGACCTGTACTCGCGTGACCGCAACCTGTGGCACATCAGCCACGAGGGCATGGACCTGGAGGACCCCGCAAACGAGCCGGCGTACGAGAAGCTTCTGAGGCTGTGCAACacggtggagaaggcgccgGACGAAGCGGAGTACGTGACAGTCGAGTTCGAGAAGGGCATCCCCGTCGCGTTGAACGCCAAAAAGATGGCGAGTGTGGAGCttgtggaggagctgaacACGCTTGGCGGCAAGCATGCGATCGGGATCGAGGACATCGTGGAGGACCGCCTGGTAGGCATGAAGTCGCGCGGCGTGTATGAGACACCTGCGGGGGCGATCCTGTACAAGGCGCTGGACATGCTGGAGTCGCTGTGTCTCGACCGTGACACGCAGTCTTTCAAGCGCCAGTCGGCAGTGCGCTTCTCCGAGCTTGTGTACGACGGCAAGTGGTTtacgccgctgcgcgagtcGATGTCCGCGATGTTCGACCAGATGGCGGAGACGGTGACAGGCGAGGTGACACTGAAGCTGTACAAGGGTAATCTGGTGCCTGCTGGTGCAAAGTCGCCGTACTCCCTGTACAACGAGGACATCGCGTCGTTCGGCGACAGCCACGACCTATACCATCACCACGACGCGGAGGGCTTCATTCGGCTGTTCGGGCTaccgctgcgtgtgcgctcaATGATGCTGAAAGTGAAGGAGATGCCGAGCAGGTTGTGa
- a CDS encoding pteridine reductase 1, which translates to MTAPTVPVALVTGAAKRLGSGIAEALHAEGYAVCLHYHRSAADANTLAATLNARRPNSAITVQADLSNIAKASVGGTDGSAPVTLFKRCGDLVDACYTHWGRCDVLVNNASSFYPTPLLRKDEDGHESGVGDREATEAATADLFGSNAIAPYFLIKAFAQRVADIPAEQRGTNYSIVNMVDAMTNQPLLGYTIYTMTKGALEGLTRSAALELAPLQVRVNGVGPGVSVLADDMPPAEREDYCSKVPLYQRDSSAAEVSDVVIFLCSSKAKYITGACVKVDGGYSLTRA; encoded by the coding sequence ATGACTGCTCCGACCGTGCCGGTGGCGTTGGTAACAGGCGCCGCGAAGCGTcttggcagcggcatcgctgAGGCACTCCACGCGGAGGGGTACGCTGTCTGCTTGCACTATCATCGATCTGCTGCAGACGCGAACACGCTAGCCGCGACGCTCAACGCAAGGCGACCGAACAGCGCCATTACGGTGCAGGCGGACCTGAGCAACATCGCCAAAGCCTCGGTCGGCGGCACTGATGGCTCCGCACCTGTTACCCTGTTCAAGCGCTGTGGTGACTTGGTGGATGCGTGCTACACCCACTGGGGACGCTGCGACGTCCTCGTGAACAACGCCTCTTCCTTCTAccccacgccgctgctgaggaaAGACGAGGATGGACACGAGTCCGGTGTCGGAGATagggaggcgacggaggcggccaCCGCTGACCTCTTCGGCTCCAACGCGATTGCGCCTTACTTCCTGATTAAGGCGTTTGCACAGCGCGTTGCGGACATCCCagccgagcagcgcggcaccAACTACTCCATCGTCAACATGGTCGACGCCATGACGAACCAGCCTCTTCTCGGGTACACCATATATACCATGACCAAAGGCGCGTTGGAGGGGCTTACACGGTCTGCCGCGCTGGAGCTTGCACCGCTGCAGGTTCGAGTGAACGGCGTCGGTCCGGGTGTGTCGGTGCTCGCCGATGACATGCCCCCTGCTGAGCGGGAGGACTACTGCAGCAAGGTGCCGCTGTACCAGCGGGATTCCTCCGCCGCAGAGGTGAGCGACGTTGTTATCTTTCTGTGCTCCTCCAAGGCCAAGTACATCACCGGGGCCTGTGTCAAAGTTGATGGTGGGTACAGCCTGACCCGCGCCTGA
- a CDS encoding putative tryptophanyl-tRNA synthetase, with protein MDDGARQHMRDVMAKCRKRTVTTTPSANAEVVATPDLATVPSGDAAPQAAASPAMPQRQQPPPLGLHHFFSRDIAFSHRDLHKALVDIEASIKTGERSVFLYTGRGPSAGTMHLGHVLPFMLTKYLQDVFDLPLVIQITDDEKFLFRDVPFEGAKADELIRSNIKDIIAFDFSPRHTFIFRNTHYMGHMYPTVLRLQRSMTGNAVKHTLGITDNDNVGKLAFPATQAAPCFSTAFRRVLQNGDRPMRCLIPCAIDQDPFFVLTRAAALRLKQLPPALLHTKFLPALKGLEHKMSSSAEENGVITLHDTDKQVRKKLRRAFSGGCATLEQMQETGANLEVDVAYQYLRFFCPDDTLFADVTQRYRSGTLNSGEVKDLAADCIIREVLHNWRERRATVTDDDVMEFCSIRDILL; from the coding sequence ATGGACGACGGTGCGCGTCAGCACATGCGCGATGTCATGGCCAAGTGCCGCAAGCGGACCGTGACCACCACCCCATCCGCTAACGCCGAGGTCGTCGCGACCCCCGATTTGGCTACCGTGCCATCTGGAGATGCGGCACCGCAGGCCGCCGCGTCTCCTGCcatgccgcagcggcagcagccaccaccactgggGCTTCACCACTTCTTCAGCCGCGACATCGCCTTCTCACACCGCGATTTGCACAAGGCACTTGTGGATATCGAGGCTTCCATCAAAACAGGAGAGCGCTCTGTCTTCCTCTACACTGGCCGTGGCCCCAGCGCTGGCACCATGCACTTGGGCCATGTGCTGCCCTTCATGCTAACCAAGTACCTCCAAGACGTCTTTGACCTTCCGCTCGTTATACAAATCACAGATGACGAAAAGTTCCTCTTTCGCGACGTCCCCTTTGAGGGCGCGAAGGCGGATGAGCTCATCCGCAGCAACATCAAGGATATCATCGCCTTCGACTTCAGCCCGCGCCACACCTTCATATTCCGCAACACGCACTACATGGGCCACATGTACCCGACAGTGCTCCGTCTGCAGCGTAGCATGACAGGCAACGCAGTGAAGCACACGCTCGGCATCACAGACAACGATAACGTCGGCAAGCTCGCCTTTCCTGCCACCCAGGCTGCTCCGTGCTTCAGCACCGCTTTCCGTCGTGTTCTGCAGAACGGCGACAGGCCGATGCGGTGCCTGATTCCCTGCGCCATTGATCAGGACCCTTTCTTCGTTCtcacccgcgccgccgcgctgcggctgaaGCAGCTACCACCGGCCCTGCTTCACACCAAGTTCCTGCCGGCGCTCAAAGGCTTGGAACACAAGATGAGCAGCAGTGCAGAGGAGAACGGCGTCATTACCCTACATGACACAGATAAGCAGGTGCGTAAGAAGCTACGCCGCGCCTTCTCGggcggctgcgccacccTAGAGCAGATGCAAGAGACGGGCGCCAACCTGGAGGTGGATGTGGCATACCAGTACCTGCGGTTCTTCTGCCCTGATGACACACTCTTCGCCGACGTGACGCAGCGCTACCGTAGCGGCACCCTGAATAGCGGAGAGGTGAAGGATCTGGCGGCGGATTGCATCATCCGTGAGGTGCTGCACAATTGGCGGGAGCGGCGTGCGACGGTGACGGACGATGACGTGATGGAGTTCTGCAGTATCCGCGACATTCTTCTCTGA
- a CDS encoding putative (H+)-ATPase G subunit, giving the protein MPPKQDNVQKLLAAEEKRNKLISDAKARKQQKVKQAKTDAEREVASFRADKDREYDRYRAQQNGGADAENAELARETDRELEELKRLTAQRMDAVANMMARLIVTVKE; this is encoded by the coding sequence ATGCCGCCGAAGCAGGACAACGTGCAGAAGCTTCTcgccgcggaggagaagcgcaacAAGCTCATCTCCGACGCCAAGGCGCGCAAGCAGCAGAAGGTAAAGCAGGCCAAGACCGACGCCGAGCGCGAGGTTGCCTCATTCCGCGCGGACAAGGACAGGGAGTACGACAGGTACCGCGCGCAACagaacggcggcgccgatgccGAGAACGCCGAACTCGCTCGTGAGACGGACAGGGAGCTAGAGGAGCTCAAGAGGCTGACGGCACAGCGCATGGACGCCGTAGCGAACATGATGGCCAGGCTGATAGTGACGGTGAAGGAGTAA